From Dehalococcoidales bacterium:
CTCACGGCTGATGATATTGATGAGATTGACCGGCTGGCTAAAGCCAACAAAGTAGGGGCGGTGGTAGCGCCAAATTTTGCCCTGGGAGCAGTCCTCATGGTGCACCTGGCCAAAATAGCCGCCAGATATCTCGACTATGCAGAAATCGTCGAGCTGCATCACCACCTGAAAGTGGATTCGCCATCGGGGACGGCCATATCAACCGCCAGAGCCATGGCTCAAGCCCGGAACAAGCCGTTTGAGCAACCACCGGAGCAGAAGCAGGCCTCAAGCAGCCGCGGAGAGCAGGTGGAAGGAATCCCCATCCACAGTGTACGGCTACCGGGTCTCATGGCGCACCACGAGATAATACTGGGAGCCGCCGGACAAACACTGAGCATCCGCCATGACACTATTAACCGGGAATGCTACGTACCGGGCGTGATACTGGCCATCAAGGAAGTGGTCAAACGCCAGGGGTTGGTTTACGGGCTGGATATTTTGCTCAACTTACAGGAGACAAAATGAGTTACAGATTAGCTATTGTCGGGGCTACCGGACTTGTCGGGCAAGAGTTCATTAAAGTACTGGAGCAGCGTAATTTCCCTGTCGAATCAATGAGTCTCTTCGCCTCGGACCGTTCCGCGGGCAAGAAGATGTATTTCGCCCATCAGGAGATTGAAGTCAAGGAGACTGCTGCCGAGTCATTCCGGGCAATAGACATCGCCCTGTTCTCGGCAGGTACCGAAATCAGTCACCATTTCTCGCCGATAGCCGCCCAGTCAGGAGCCGTAGTTATCGATAATAGCGCTGCTTTTAGAATGGTCCCTCACGTGCCGCTGGTAGTGCCCGAGGTCAATCCTGAAGATATTAAGCTGCATAAGGGGATTATCGCTAACCCTAACTGCTCCACCATTCAGATGGTGGTGGCGCTGTATCCGCTGCACAAGGTCAACCCGATAAAGCGTATCATTGTTGACACCTACCAGGCGGTATCCGGCACCGGTTCGGCCGCCATAGAAGAGCTGACCACACAGAGCAAGCAGATACTGGACGGGCAAAACACGGTACCCCATGTCTACCCCCACCAGATAGCCTTTAACATCCTGCCGGAGATTGATGTCTTCCTGGACAACGGTTATACCAGAGAAGAGTGGAAAATGGTCAGTGAAACCAGGAAGATAATGCACGCCAGTGATATCGCTATTTCGGCGACCTGCGCACGGGTACCGGTATTCACCGGGCACAGCGAAGCCGTACATGTAGAATTTTCCCGGTCCATTTCTCCTGAAGAGGCGCGTCAAATCCTGACTCAGGCTCCCGGAGTTAAGCTGCTGGATGACCCGGTCATCAGCCTTTATCCGCAGCCATGGGCAGCCGCCGGCACTGATGAAGTCTACGTGGGACGTATCCGCCAGGATGCCTCCAATGCCCGGGGACTGGCGATGTGGGTTGTCGCCGATAATGTGCGCAAGGGAGCGGCACTGAACGCTGTCCAGATTGCCGAGGTAATGGTCAAAAACGAATGGTTGCGGCCGACGATAGGAGAGGAAAATGAAGAAATTAGGGCGACTGCTGACCGCGATGGTAACCCCCTTCGATGAGGAAGGGGCAGTTGATTATAAACAGGCCAAAAAGCTGGCACTAGCCTTACTCGACTCGGGGAGTGAAGGGCTGGTAGTGGTGGGCACTACCGGGGAATCACCTACCCTGGTGCGGGAGGAGGAACTACGCCTCTTCCGTGAAATCAAGGCGGCGGTGGGGGAACGGGGAACCGTAATTGCCGGCACCGGCAGTAACAGCACCGCTGAAGCCATGGAAGCAACGAAAGAGGCAGAGAGAATCGGCGTGGATGCCTGCCTGCTGGTTGTCCCCTACTATAACAAACCCACCCAGGAGGGACTGTACCAGCACTTCAAGACCATCGCCCAGAGTACCAGTCTGCGCTGTATCCTGTACAATGTGCCTTCACGCACCATCACCAACCTGTCCGCCGAGACGGTGGTCAGGCTCAGCCAGATTGATAATATCATCGGCGTAAAAGAGGCCAGCGCCAACATTGAGCAGATAACTCAAATAATCAATAACACCCGTGACGATTTTATCGTCTGGAGCGGCAATGACGGTGATACCCTGCCGATACTGGCAGTAGGCGGTTACGGGATAATCAGCGTCGCCTCGCATCTCGTCGGTAAGCAGATAAAGGAAATGGTTGACAGTTTCCTGAACGGTAACAGTGCGAAAGCTGCCGCCATTCACCGTCATCTCACCCCCCTGATTAACGCGCTGTTCGTCGTCTCCAATCCCATACCGGTAAAATACGCCCTTAACCAGATCGGCTTTAAGGCGGGGAAACCACGGCTTCCCCTGACCGAACCTGATGAAAAATCAGCGGCTTTTATCAGGGACACTCTGAAAAAGTACCAGATTGACCTGCCGGTAGGCGTACCAATTAGATAATTTTACTCAGGCATTTAGAGAGGAGGCAACACAATGGTAGAAGGACCGATAAAGATTTTTGAAACACTCGACCCCAAGTTTGCCAAACTTATTGAAAATACCAACGAGCTGGCTCTATCTGACGGCGCCCTGCCCCGCAAGGTCAAATGCCTCATTGGCATGGCTCTGGATGCCGTCGCCGGGACTACCAACGGGGTGAAGTCTTTAGCCCAGCAGGCGCTGAATGCCGGCGCTACCAAAGAGGAAGTCGTCGAAGCATTGAGGGTAGCCCAGTACATTAATGGAGTAGGCCCCGTCTACACAGCGGCGCCCGCCTTCAAGGAATTATTCCCGTCCTGACCTAGCCCTGAAGCAGCTTATTTCGACTTACCGCCCTTCCAGTCCGCAAGCGAGGAACCTGGACAGGCAAGCTATGATTAAAGAGCAGGAGTACAATATAGATGGTTGCCAGCAAAGGGTTATTCAGTAAAGCCAAGGATAAAGCAGCGATAACCAATCTGGAAGGGCACTTCAATTTGATTGCCTACGAGCTAATCCGCCCCGCAGAAGACGGTTCCATGCACCTCAGGGTGGTGCTTGATGAGGTTGAGCCGGGGGGAGGCATCGAGCCACACTACCACGACCTGACACCAGCCTGCGACCACGCTTACTATGTCATCAGCGGAGAAATCCTGGCTTCGCTGGCCGGACGGGAAGAGATAGTGGGTCCGGACACCCTCATTTACTGCCCGACCGATGTAGTCCATTCGCTGAGGAACGTCGGCAACAGTCCGGCAAAGCTGTTACGCATCGGGGCTGCCGCCAGCGGCGACACCGGCGGCAAGTCAGTCTTTGTCAAAGAGAACCAGTAGCTTGTATCACTTAAATTGTATGATCGTCATTGCGAGCGTAGCGAAGCAATCCGTTTCTCGGGGTGGCGGATTGCTTCGGGCTTCGCCCTCGCAATGACAAACAAACTAACCCGTTTCATTACTGCTAAGCGCCCTTAAAGAATACGCTAAAATCGCCACGCGCATTTCAGCGCTTCAGAGTATCGGGCTCTTCAGGATGGCTTCATCACGCTCAGGGCCAACACAGATCAGATTGACCGGACAGGAAATAAGCTCTTCCAATCTGGCGATATACTGGCGGGCTTGCGCGGGCAACTGCTCATACTTCCGGATATGAGTGGTAGGGGTCTGCCAGCCGGGTAGCTCTTCATAGATGGGCTGGCATCTTTCTAAAGCAGCGATACTGCTGGGGAAATAATCAATATCCTTCCCGTCCAGTTGATAGCCCACGCATATCTTCAGCGCCGGGAAGGTATCCAGAATATCAAGGCGGGTAAGGGTCACGCCGGTAAAGCCGTTAAGCCGGGCGCTGAAGCGGGCGGCAACGGCATCAAACCAGCCACAGCGCCGGGGTCTCCCGGTTGTAGCGCCGAACTCGTGGGCCAGATCTCGAATAAGGTCGCCGGTTTTATCCTTAAGCTCGGTAGGCATCGGCCCACCGCCCACCCGGGTACAGTAAGCTTTGAAAACGCCCAGAACACCGTTTACTTTGACCGGGCTGATACCGGCACCCAGGCAGGCTCCTCCTGACATCGGTGAAGAAGAAGTGGTGTAAGGATAAGTACCAAAATCAGGGTCAAGCATCGTCCCCTGGGCGCCTTCCAGCAGCACCATCTCCCCTCTGGCCAGCGCTTCATCAACCAGTGTCGTTGTATCCTGAATGTAAGGAGACAGACGCTCTCCATACTGGCAATACTGTTGATAGATTTCATCCAGGGAAAGGGGACTGACCTGATAGACTTTGGTTAAGATAGCATTCTTATAATCAAGGATAGTACGCAGCCGTTCCAAAAACGCTTCCTTGTCCAGAAGGTCACCGGCCCTGATTCCCAGCCGGGCTGCCTTATCAGCAAAGGCAGGGCCGATACCCTTACCGGTTGTCCCTATCGCCTTGCCGCCGCGCCATTTTTCTTCCAGTCCATCAAGTAAAATATGATAGGGCATAATCAGATTGGCCCGGTCACTGATAAGCAACCGGGAAGTATCGACGCCGCAGCGGTTGAGCAATTCCACCTCATCAATAAGAGCGCCCGGATTAACCACCACTCCATTACCGATTAGGCAAATAGCCTTCGGCGAAAAAATACCGGACGGCACCAGATGTAAGGCAAACTTACCCCAGGGATTAATTATGGTATGTCCGGCATTATCCCCACCGGAGAAGCGTATGACCACGCCGGCCTTTTCCGTAAGCATATCAACCACTTTTCCCTTCCCCTCATCTCCCCACTGAGCTCCGATAACAGCAATAACTGGCATCACTCCCCCCCCAAATTTATTTGAGTTTTTGTTTGCCGCCACGCATAAATCAGCCTCTGCCCAACCGTAATATAGCTAAATACCATGATTATAGACAAAGCTATGATAAGCTGGTTCACTAAAAGCCCGAGCACCAGTACCACCACCCTCTCTGACCGGGTAAACAGGCCCACCGGGCACTCAAGACCTATCCCCTCAACTCTCGCCCTGACATAGCTCACCATTAGTGAACCAACCAGGGCGACTCCGGCAACCATTATCCCACCGACCGACTGTCTTTCCGCGTACAGGAGCATAATCCCGAGCAACAGCACCGCCTCGGACAGGCGGTCAAGGGTGGAGTCAAGGACACCGCCGAAGCGGGTTACGCGATTCGTGCTGCGGGCTAACGCCCCGTCCAGTATATCAAAAAAACCGGCAACAAGCACCACCAGCCCGGCGGCGAAAAAGTGCTCGGTAATAATAAGCGCCGCAGCCCCGGCGGTTACCAAAAACCCAAACCAGCTGATGAAATTGGGGGTTACCGGCGCTTTAGCCAGAAGCCGGACCGCCGGCTGGGTGAAGTGGTAAGCCAGGCTCTTACGAGCTTCGGCTAATTTTATCACTGGTCACACCTTTCCAGGATTTTATCCTTATGATTCGAGCCGTTTCCCGTTCCGGTATTATTCTGCCGTGGCGACCCGTTAAGAACAGTGACATAGTAATCGAACACTTTTCGGGCAACCCGCTCCCAGCCATACTCCTGGGCTTTCGCCTTCCCCTTATCGCCCATCTGCCGCCGGAGCGTTTCGTTATTAAGGAGGGAGACCAGGGCATCGGCCAGCTTGCCGGTATCTTTCGGCGGCACCAGTAAGCCCTCTTCACCGTGGGTCACCACATTGGTATAACCATCAATATTGGTCGCCACAATCGGCGTGCCTACGGCCATAGCCTCCAGTAAAACAATGCCAAAACTCTCCCGGCCGGTGGCCGGGGCGCAAAAAACGTCGGCCGTTTTATAATATCGGGGCAGTTCGGCATAGGGTACATAACCATGAAAAACAACGTCTTTCAAGCCCCACCGCTTAATCCACCTCTCATACTTTTTGCGCGGCCTGGCGCCGGGGCCGACCACAATCAGGCGTGATTCCGGGACTTCCTGTTTGACCTGCCGGTAAGCTTTGATGAGATAATTCAAACCTTTACGCCGCTCCAAACGCCCGACAAAGAGGATATTCTTTTTCCCATCACAAAATTCCCCGATCGGGGCCACATCCGGCGAGAAGTGCTCCAAATCAACGCCATTAGGAATAATATTATAGTCTCCGGGAACATATTTGATGGCAAAATCCCGGGCTGACCCGGACACGGCAATTCTACCGTCAAGCTTACACAACCGTCTCTTCAATACTAAGCTACCGATAGGCCAGCCTAATTTATAACCGGGTCTTCCGTTAAAAGCGTGAAAAGTACCGACATTGGTTGAATTTGAAAACCGGAGCACGGCGCTACAGAGCATCGGCATGAAAGGCTCATGAAGATGGACGATATCAAAGCGCTCTCTTTCAAGAACAGCCTTGATCGTCGATGCCAGCCTGACCGACAAGGTAATCCGGGCAATGGAACCACTGGTAGGAATAGGGCGGGGCTTGCCAATGGGGATAAACCTGTCACCGAAAGTAGAGACGGCTCTGGATACGGGGGCAATAACCTTCACTTCATGCCCCATCCGGGTTAAATAACTTTCTAATGCTGAAATGTGATTGGTAACACCACCGGGATAAGCAAAGTCATAAGGCGAAACCAAGGCTATTTTCATAAGCCGCTACCTGAAACCCGCCATCTTATCTAAGAAACTGCCGGACAAGTCTTTATGCTTTTTCAGCACACCAAACATTGAAGCAGAACCGGTCATTCAACAGCCTTTTTACTCCGGTGTTACTTTCGCGGAAACTTTTACTTTCTCTGACCGGTTTGCCGTGATGAATTCTTCCACCATCCGGCGGGCCTCATCATCCGTGTACTGGACAGGCGGTGATTTCATGAAGTAAGCTGAGGGGGATGTCAAGGCTCCCTTCAATCCATGGTCCAGGGCAAGTTTACAGCACCTGATAGCATCAATAACCACTCCGGCTGAGTTAGGGCTATCCCAGACTTCAAGCTTGAGCTCCAGGTTTAGAGGAACATCTCCAAAAGTACGCCCTTCCATCCTGATATGACAGAATTTACGGTCAGTCAGCCACGGGACGTAATCACTGGGGCCAACATGAACGTCCTCTTCGGCAAGGGGATAGTCCAGCTGAGAAGTGACGGCGTTAGTCTTGGATATTTTCTTGGACTCAAGGCGTTCCCGCTCCAGCATATTAAGAAAGTCAGTATTACCGCCAAAGTTCAGCTGGTAGGTCCGTTCCAGCTTGACACCACGGTCCCCGAACAGCCGGGTCAGCACACGGTGGACAATAGTGGCGCCCACCTGCGATTTTACGTCATCGCCGATAACCGGTAACCCTTTCTCAATAAAGCGCTCCTGCCAGTACTTCTCACGGGCGATAAAAACAGGGATGCAGTTGACAAGGCCACAACCCGCCGCCAGAACCTGCTCGATATACCACTTGGTCGCCTCTTCACTGCCCACCGGCAGGTAATTAAGCACAACGTCAGTCTGTGTTTCTTTGAGAATTTTCACTATGTCAGAGGTTGGTCCGGGAGCTTTCTTGATTATCTGAGACAGGTATTTACCCAGTCCATCATGGGTCATGCCCCGCTGAACGATAACCCCCGTAGCCGGGACATCAGTGAACTTAAAGGTATTATTCGGCAGGGTAAAAATCGCTTCCGCCAGGTCTTTACCCACCTTGTTCCGATCAATATCAAAGGCGGCCACAAAATTGATATCATTGATATGATAGCCACCCAGATTAACGTGCATAATGCCGGGGACAAACTCACCCTTTTTAGCCTTACTATAGTAATGCACACCCTGGATCAGTGAAGAAGCACAATTACCAACCCCAATCACGGCTACATTTATCTTACCCAACGTCTGAATATCCTCCTTAGCAACAAGAAGCCAGTTAAAGAATTTTTCCCAAGCTTTCCCGTTCCAGTCATTCCGAGCTATCCACTAACGGCAAAACACCTGACCCGAGTACGGGAATCCTCTCCAAACGCCAGCCATCGATCAGTCATGACTGACTCCAACGGCTTATCCCAAATCGTACACGGGCAATCAGGAAGCTGTTTGCCTCCGCCGGCAACCTGATAAAGTGTCCGGCTAGACAAACACTTTCTTTGGCTGCCACTGCCCTCTTCCAGAGTTGAAGCGTAACACACCTAGGAAGTCCCCGTCAAGAGCGTAGGCACGGCAATAATTTTCAGAAGCGGGCCGGTTTTGTTCCGGGCACTCCCTCCCCTCACCTTCATCATCATTCGCCAGGTGCAAGGGACGCCCGTTCCTGATATTTTGTTCAGCATCAGCGCCAACGACCACGGCTGCATAATTTAGAAGCACGCTATCTACGGGATGAATAAACTGCTGCCAGTAGCCGTAGCGGAACGCCTCCTCGAGTTGAGGCAGAGTAAGCGCACCGCCGATATCAAAAGGGCCACACCGCACCCGCATCAAACTCTTCAGATAAGCCCCGCACCCCAGAAGCCGCCCCAAATCATCAGCCAGAGAACGGATATAAGTACCTTTACCACAGATTATTTCTACGGTAGCTACAGGTGGTTGCCAGTCCACGAGCTTCAGGTCATGGACTTCCGCCAATCTACTCTTCCGCTCAACCGTGATACCCGCCCTTGCCAG
This genomic window contains:
- a CDS encoding inositol-3-phosphate synthase; translated protein: MGKINVAVIGVGNCASSLIQGVHYYSKAKKGEFVPGIMHVNLGGYHINDINFVAAFDIDRNKVGKDLAEAIFTLPNNTFKFTDVPATGVIVQRGMTHDGLGKYLSQIIKKAPGPTSDIVKILKETQTDVVLNYLPVGSEEATKWYIEQVLAAGCGLVNCIPVFIAREKYWQERFIEKGLPVIGDDVKSQVGATIVHRVLTRLFGDRGVKLERTYQLNFGGNTDFLNMLERERLESKKISKTNAVTSQLDYPLAEEDVHVGPSDYVPWLTDRKFCHIRMEGRTFGDVPLNLELKLEVWDSPNSAGVVIDAIRCCKLALDHGLKGALTSPSAYFMKSPPVQYTDDEARRMVEEFITANRSEKVKVSAKVTPE
- the truB gene encoding tRNA pseudouridine(55) synthase TruB, with translation MDGIFNINKPPARTSFSIVAMVKWLSGERRVGHAGTLDPAATGVLPVAVGQGTRVIEFLVGSTKTYRAEIELGVATDTYDADGMVVRRGDPSGVTREHLVSALASFHGLIKQTPPMYSAVKYQGKPLYKLARAGITVERKSRLAEVHDLKLVDWQPPVATVEIICGKGTYIRSLADDLGRLLGCGAYLKSLMRVRCGPFDIGGALTLPQLEEAFRYGYWQQFIHPVDSVLLNYAAVVVGADAEQNIRNGRPLHLANDDEGEGRECPEQNRPASENYCRAYALDGDFLGVLRFNSGRGQWQPKKVFV
- a CDS encoding cupin domain-containing protein encodes the protein MVASKGLFSKAKDKAAITNLEGHFNLIAYELIRPAEDGSMHLRVVLDEVEPGGGIEPHYHDLTPACDHAYYVISGEILASLAGREEIVGPDTLIYCPTDVVHSLRNVGNSPAKLLRIGAAASGDTGGKSVFVKENQ
- the dapB gene encoding 4-hydroxy-tetrahydrodipicolinate reductase, whose amino-acid sequence is LTADDIDEIDRLAKANKVGAVVAPNFALGAVLMVHLAKIAARYLDYAEIVELHHHLKVDSPSGTAISTARAMAQARNKPFEQPPEQKQASSSRGEQVEGIPIHSVRLPGLMAHHEIILGAAGQTLSIRHDTINRECYVPGVILAIKEVVKRQGLVYGLDILLNLQETK
- a CDS encoding CDP-alcohol phosphatidyltransferase family protein; translated protein: MIKLAEARKSLAYHFTQPAVRLLAKAPVTPNFISWFGFLVTAGAAALIITEHFFAAGLVVLVAGFFDILDGALARSTNRVTRFGGVLDSTLDRLSEAVLLLGIMLLYAERQSVGGIMVAGVALVGSLMVSYVRARVEGIGLECPVGLFTRSERVVVLVLGLLVNQLIIALSIIMVFSYITVGQRLIYAWRQTKTQINLGGE
- the dapA gene encoding 4-hydroxy-tetrahydrodipicolinate synthase, translated to MKKLGRLLTAMVTPFDEEGAVDYKQAKKLALALLDSGSEGLVVVGTTGESPTLVREEELRLFREIKAAVGERGTVIAGTGSNSTAEAMEATKEAERIGVDACLLVVPYYNKPTQEGLYQHFKTIAQSTSLRCILYNVPSRTITNLSAETVVRLSQIDNIIGVKEASANIEQITQIINNTRDDFIVWSGNDGDTLPILAVGGYGIISVASHLVGKQIKEMVDSFLNGNSAKAAAIHRHLTPLINALFVVSNPIPVKYALNQIGFKAGKPRLPLTEPDEKSAAFIRDTLKKYQIDLPVGVPIR
- a CDS encoding glycosyltransferase family 4 protein, whose translation is MKIALVSPYDFAYPGGVTNHISALESYLTRMGHEVKVIAPVSRAVSTFGDRFIPIGKPRPIPTSGSIARITLSVRLASTIKAVLERERFDIVHLHEPFMPMLCSAVLRFSNSTNVGTFHAFNGRPGYKLGWPIGSLVLKRRLCKLDGRIAVSGSARDFAIKYVPGDYNIIPNGVDLEHFSPDVAPIGEFCDGKKNILFVGRLERRKGLNYLIKAYRQVKQEVPESRLIVVGPGARPRKKYERWIKRWGLKDVVFHGYVPYAELPRYYKTADVFCAPATGRESFGIVLLEAMAVGTPIVATNIDGYTNVVTHGEEGLLVPPKDTGKLADALVSLLNNETLRRQMGDKGKAKAQEYGWERVARKVFDYYVTVLNGSPRQNNTGTGNGSNHKDKILERCDQ
- a CDS encoding carboxymuconolactone decarboxylase family protein yields the protein MVEGPIKIFETLDPKFAKLIENTNELALSDGALPRKVKCLIGMALDAVAGTTNGVKSLAQQALNAGATKEEVVEALRVAQYINGVGPVYTAAPAFKELFPS
- a CDS encoding aspartate-semialdehyde dehydrogenase produces the protein MSYRLAIVGATGLVGQEFIKVLEQRNFPVESMSLFASDRSAGKKMYFAHQEIEVKETAAESFRAIDIALFSAGTEISHHFSPIAAQSGAVVIDNSAAFRMVPHVPLVVPEVNPEDIKLHKGIIANPNCSTIQMVVALYPLHKVNPIKRIIVDTYQAVSGTGSAAIEELTTQSKQILDGQNTVPHVYPHQIAFNILPEIDVFLDNGYTREEWKMVSETRKIMHASDIAISATCARVPVFTGHSEAVHVEFSRSISPEEARQILTQAPGVKLLDDPVISLYPQPWAAAGTDEVYVGRIRQDASNARGLAMWVVADNVRKGAALNAVQIAEVMVKNEWLRPTIGEENEEIRATADRDGNPLR
- a CDS encoding adenylosuccinate synthase: MPVIAVIGAQWGDEGKGKVVDMLTEKAGVVIRFSGGDNAGHTIINPWGKFALHLVPSGIFSPKAICLIGNGVVVNPGALIDEVELLNRCGVDTSRLLISDRANLIMPYHILLDGLEEKWRGGKAIGTTGKGIGPAFADKAARLGIRAGDLLDKEAFLERLRTILDYKNAILTKVYQVSPLSLDEIYQQYCQYGERLSPYIQDTTTLVDEALARGEMVLLEGAQGTMLDPDFGTYPYTTSSSPMSGGACLGAGISPVKVNGVLGVFKAYCTRVGGGPMPTELKDKTGDLIRDLAHEFGATTGRPRRCGWFDAVAARFSARLNGFTGVTLTRLDILDTFPALKICVGYQLDGKDIDYFPSSIAALERCQPIYEELPGWQTPTTHIRKYEQLPAQARQYIARLEELISCPVNLICVGPERDEAILKSPIL